aataaataaataaatgtaattaaaactacaaagatatattttgaaaatatatattaatattttattttaataaaagtgtttaaaatatatatatatatatatatatatatatatatataaaacttaATTTTCTAATGTTATagatattaaatttttttttttctttttaaaagcATCGTAACAATAATGATCGTTCAATATTTTGTGtattgtatttatttttttgaaagtttgtctttaataaattaataaaagaagtGTTACATATTTTGAACACTGTAATTTGACAATTTTGTATGTATTCTTTTcttcttaaaaataaaatataatatagaaaaattcttatcctttttttttttttttttttttttttacgtaAATAAACACCTTTAATATTatcataaaatatttcaaatttcTTCTGTGattttatttcaattaaatcttttaaaatgaatttatatgaatttaaAGATGAAATAATAGAGTGTAACAGTTTAAGTAATACATGTTTTGAAATTGataattttgatatttttgaGGGAGATGATTATTCATGTAACgatattttgaaaaagaaagaaaaaataaaaaatattagtaataaactaaataatttaaaagagaaAGTTTGTAAATCAactgaatatttaaaatgtgTAGAAATTTTATTCAACTACGCCGGGAACAACtgtattttagaaaaaaagaaagaaagtTTGAAAAATGACAACTTAGATGATGACTTCTGTAATTcagaaaaagatatattttttgatggTTATATTAACTATTTTGATTTCTTTCATGttgaaaattttaacttattttttgataaatatttctatataaGCGCtgtgaagaaaaaaagaaacatcAGTTATAAtgatgttttaaaaaaaaaccagcaatattttgaaaattttagtAATAGCAAAATACAGTTATCTCAACTTTTAGATAGTAATGaagattatataaatttgaaaaatatcaaaaataaagataatggTTATAGTAGTTATGAAAAAATAGGAATTCAAGAAATAGTAAAATCAGATGATGTCTTTGATGACTTTTTCAAAGATTATAAAAACTTAGGTGATCAAGATATTACTTATAACACTAAAAAGAAAAGCATACAAAAGAGTAGTtatgatttatttaataagagaagaaaattaaatgaatatacaAATAGTTTTAATACGATAATAGAAtctgaaaattataaaagtgATTTTACTAATTTATCATTAGAAAACAAATTAAGAGAAGAGGAAAGAAACTATAAAGATTTCTTTGAAAAAGCAGTtgaaaatagtaataaatgTAATATCCAAAGAaaagtaattatttttaaaatatcaaatatattatttgaaaataataataaggaAAAAGACCAAATGGTCTATGATGTGAATAAACTAAATGATTTCAATTttcataacaaaaaaaataacaaaaaaaaatttaattatgatAATTACAATTTAAACATGAAAATGTATTTTCCAGAATACaacaaatttattttaaataaaagcagttttgaagaaaataaagaggATAAAAAACTGAGTGAtattaattttgaaaaaaaaattttttttttttataatagcTTGCTGAAACTGTTTATGCATATTAATACACTATTTAGAACATGtatagaattattaaaatataatttttcagaTTTAAGTTATGAAAGTAAAGTGTTGTCAAATGATTCAaagaaattaattaaattaatttatctaTTTCAAAAACAAGAGAAATATGTTATCAGTTttagtaaatatattttacatatggcaaaaaaatattttttaaatagtaaGTTAATTTTAACCAACGAAATTTCAATcataaaaaagttaattaaAATTCTTCTCAAATGGAAAAAGATagattttaatattttaattaaatttactgaattaaaaataaaagacgAAAACGTATATAAAGCAGAGattgtaaataataatttagtgaaatataattttgaattaagaaaaatttatttttgtaaatataataatgacATTGTAATATCgttaaaaaagatatttcctttattttttcattcggattattttgatatatgtaaaaatcaaaaattaatttctataaatgaaaaaataaaaaataatgaaaatttaaaaaaacattgTAACATTAAAATAGAAcaagaaaatgataaaaatacttttatcTCATTTAAATCtaattttgatttttatctaaataaCCTAATAGAAGAATGtgaagaatttaaaaatgttGAGGAAGAATATTGTTTTCTAACAAAAGTTCAGGATACCAATTATCTAAACTATGAAATGGAGTTAAATATTaatcaaatgaaaataataagcTATCTAAAtagtattttaataaatgaaattaataatagtGAAGATCTAAAAATTAGAATTAGTAGTAAGGAAGAAgagattaataatatattttctgaTATTAAGgatatatataactttttattaaaaaagaataaaaatgtaCAAAATATATCAATTAAAGAATGTTCTAAAATAGACGataactttaaaaataatttgacGAAATCcgatttagaaaataatgatgaaatttatttaaacaaTGAACTTACATATGGTAAAGATATTATAACAGAAAATTCTAAAAGGAAtcctaaaaattttaattttaattatttaagtaGTATTAATGTCAAAGAAGGAAGTACAGAAAATAATAAGGAATTGGAAAAAGaaaactttataaaaaattattatttagcTTGTAACAATCCTAAAAAAAGGATGAgacaaaatgaaaatgatgaaataaacataaatttcaataaaaaaagttataataacattaataaaatatatattttaaaaaagatgataaaaaatataatgatttttctagaagaaaataattttagtaGTTACGAGACATCAGAACTAAAAAATAGTATAATAAACGATGATTcagaaaaatatttgaaagaagaaaaaaaaataaatgttgaATGCACTCAATATTTAGTAAAAGAAGATAAGTTAAATATTTATCTCAATACGGAAttggaaaaagaaaaaaaaaaaaatcttgaATTTAGAGAAAATTCAGATGCATACAGAAAATTGGAGAATCAACTGCGTATGGAACTGgataatgagaaaaaaattaatatcgaattgaatataaaattagaGAAGGAAAAAGAAGCAAATGATgagtttaataaatatttagaaagagaaaaaaaaattaatagtgAATTGAATTCagaattagaaaaagaaaaaaaaatgattggTGAATTGAATGTAGAAttagaaaaggaaaaaaatgtTAGTATTGAATTAAACACAGAactagaaaaagaaaaaaaaaaactagaaaaagaaaaaaaaatgaatgatgaattaaatttaaaactagaaaaagaaaaaaaatgtattagtGAATTAAACTCAGAActagaaaaggaaaaaaaagttaataatgAATTGAATATagaattagaaaaagaaaaaaagacaaaTATCGAATTTAATGAACATTtagaaagagaaaaaaaagtaaatgcCTATTTAGatatagaattaaaaaaaaaagaagatactAATAATGAACTAAATATAGcattagaaaaagaaaaaaaagaaaatagtaAATTGAATTAtgaattagaaaaagaaaaaaaaattaatagcgAATTGAACACAGAACTggaacaagaaaaaaaaatgaatgatGAATTAACTTTAAAactagaaaagaaaaataaatttgataGTGAATTGAATTTAGAATtaggaaaagaaaaaaaagtaaatagtGAATTGAATATagaattagaaaaagaaaaaaaagtaaatagtGAATTGAATATagaattagaaaaagaaaaaaatgttaatagtgaattaaatttagaattaggaaaagaaaaaaaagtaaatagtGAATTGAATATagaattagaaaaagaaaaaaaagtaaatagtGAATTGAATATAGAAttagaaaaaggaaaaaatgttaatagtgaattaaatttagaattagaaaaagaaaaaaaagtaaatagtGAATTGAATATagaattagaaaaagaaaaaaatgttaatagtgaattaaatttagaattagaaaaagaaaaaaatgttaatagTGAATTGAATGCagaattagaaaaagaaaaaaatgttaatagtgaattaaatttagaattagaaaaagaaaagaaaaaaatcaaaGAACAAACTGATAAATTAATAGAACAAGACAAATTGATTGaggaaatgaaaaaaaaattggagTTGGATGATAAGAAAAATAGAGATACTGAGTTATTTAATGATGAAgcaaattttatttctttatcaaaagaaaaggatgaatttaatataataaaagaagaagaggaatttaaaaaaaaacaagatGAAGTATTTGTAGAAATCGAGGAAGTAAACAAATTCGAAAAACTGTATGAAAAGAAAAGTAACAGTGCTTTGAAATCTATtgaagaatataataaacTATATGATTCATATATTGAAATAGTattaaagaaagaaaatttagaaaaagacTTTGAAGAAAAGATGaactattttaataaaaaaatgagtcATTTTGATAAgaaagtaaaatattttgatgaaaaaatattacattataaaaaaatgtgtaatatttatgaaaaaaattcagtaaaagtaaataaattcattaaaacACTAGAAGGATTCATAAAAAGTGTTGAAAAAAGTGGTGATaagataaatttaaatttacatAGAAAATtagacaaaataaaaatttctttaaaagaaataaatgaaaattctaaaagcaaaataatagaaacagacaatttattatttgatgaaattattaatgaaaaaaatattttattagaaaagATTGCAGATagtgaaaaagaaaaaccaATTTATGATAATGAAATGAGCgatgatttaaaaaagtatatgattgaattaaattttaaaagtatcaatgaattatatatatttcattcaAATATGTTGGAAGAATTAAGTTTAGTTAAAAAGAATTGTAACCTATTAgtagaagaaaatataatgaaaaataaggaatatgaaaatcatattttaaaattaagtaAATGTTTAAgcgaaaaagaaaaagaaattaatgtaataaatgaaaattgtaAATCATTACTATTAGAATTGGAtaacttaaaatatattttaaatgatttacTATCATTTGGAGAGAAAAAGATATCTAAGCATAATAATATACAAATAGATAATATCTtaagaaaatatgaaaatattgaaaaagcTAAAGTTTTAGAAAAATACAACATCATGGAAAAAGATTtagatgaaaatattttaaaacttAAAGATGGCCTTTTAGCAAAGGATGGTAGCATGTCAGAAGATGATAATATATCAAAAGATAAGAATAATAGTTTAGTAAAATCAAGAAGAtcatcaaaaaataaaaataaagatttaataaaagataacaATTTATCATTacacgaaaaaaaaaaagtagaagTAATTAGACAATATGATTTAAGAAGCAgtagcaaaaaaaaatagataaattatttttaatgtttttaataaaatgtttaattaaacattttttactTCTATTTAAGAAGTATTActaaaacaataaaatagaaaaaaaaaaaaaatcgaacaagcatttttctttattaaatgGACATGCGAATTTACTAGCATTTTCAAAAAAGGAattgttttttctttaatactGATATTAAGATGCATAAagccttaaaaaaaaaaattaaaattttagacTTTCATGTTTGTTCGTTATAGAAAAGGATTAGATAACCTCATTTCATTCAgttaatttgaaaaaattattatttttatcattaaattttatttataatttatgttgtaaaaaaatataaaattttttaatctgtcgttaaaaagaaaaatatatatataatatatagatatagatatttttctaggttaaattttttttttttttaattgtaaaTAACAAcgttaaatatatattaatttttgttatttttttttcttctttttatacaaatatttttaagcttgttttataatttttgaattatattccttttttaattttacctATTGTTACTATTAgatacttttttatattttttttttttttttccattatgtatttaattttaaatataataaattcttttttgcTGAACAAATCCTTCTTAATCTCAAAATGgatttttaatttcacagaaaaaagaaaaaattagaaatgcAAAAACTATATAAATACAAGCATTCTAACAATTAAATGAGTATAAAAGAAAACTAtctgatattaaaaaaaaaaaaaataaataataataaaaataaaatatacaaagACATAATAAGAAGTAATCAGTACATTATATGACTGTTatgctttattttatttttttttttttatttgaataagGATAAAAAATAAGGGATTTTAGTTTTTAATCTTATATGAACGTTAAATGATTAAAGAATAGTTGATGTTTCtttggaattttttttataaaaacttaatttaaaaaactgtagaaaaaaaaaatattaattatatgagatatgcatttttatttatcatatatacaaaaagaaaaaaagatagtTAAGTAGAATAAAGCATAATTATATTTCCTTATattcaaaataatatataaaaggaGAAAAAGATGAATTATACTATTTAATCTTTATATGTAAATAACTTTTACTGTTTTTTCACTgtctttttaatttgtaatttaataagttttaaaaataaaagctttttcatattaaaaaggatatttaatgaaaatagcATATAGAATAATTGAAAAATCTTTGTATACAAAAGtccaaataaaaataaaaaagaaaacttttaaatttgaaaatgaatatttaaaagaaaagaaagagaagaagtattcttatatatttatatagataatttataaaaaaaaaaatttccattttatcaataataaaatacaggaactttttatatattatttgtatttataattacatataaaaaaaattacaaaacattttttttttttttttttcctaaaaGATTGagtataataatattataacaaatattcttaaaatacaataaatattttttttttaattgatattaaaagaatttttaataaagaaaaaaactaGCAATTCTTATTACCTATACAAATAATGagtaaatattaaaaaaaaaaatgtaatattttctatttttagttgaattaattttttttttttgagtatgttaatttacataaatttaaaattaaatttatattattttaaaaaaaaaaaattttacattttttagtatttgcttttttattccttttttataattcatttaataataatatttttgatctttttaatttcattattttattttattttttgtcgATTATtcactttttaaatatgataCTTAGTGATGAATCTGATAACGAGAATGGagttaattataataatattttatatgaagACAATGTAGGAGAAAGTATAGATTACTATAATGATAATCTTCCAcacataaatttttatttaaaatttcaaaaaaaacaatttttacaaaatttttttaatgagataaaaaaagaaaaacataaGAATGAATTAGAAGAAAGCaaagagaaaatatataaagacaAAGATACAGacgataaaaatattaaagaaaaagaagataatttaaaaataaaagaattagaaATACTAAATGAAGGTGGTTTCTATTTAGATGAGTTTCAAGAAGAATGTTCAAAAAATTGCACtgaaaatttatttgaaaatcTTCTTAATTCAcatgaagaaaatatttttcatttagatgaaaatgaagaatatacaaaaaaattaaatttaatttttcaaaaacaTAAAAGCAAATTTACTTTTAGTATAGAACGCATCAtagaaaatgatgaaatatCACAACAAAAGtgttttttatgtaataaaaaaaaaaaatttaataaaatattagttaatattaaaatatatgtatgtaaTGAATGTAAAAGTTTAGACAACAATTTTAGAATGATTTCCTTAAGTAAATTAATAAGTAAATAttgtttaaataattatgatttgttaaaatatgaaaaacaaCTTGCTTTATTTTCAACAAAGAATCCACGTGGCTATATTAAGCAAATGAAGTTATATTTCTTGTTTcaaattaaagaaatagCAATAAGAAAATATGGATCATTAaaagaagtaaaaaatttatatcattccaaaattttaaatataaaaaataaaaaaattgttaaaaggaatattcataaattaaaaaagccCCAAAGCATTTATAGTAaggaaacaaaaaataatgataaatataaaattatttgtgATAATAATGAACATGATTTTGATGAACCTCAATGTATTAATCAGAAGGATagtatatacaaaaaaaattgtaaaaaatgCAGTTATTATGTCGAATATTTGCAAttttaattagaaaaaataaatgtgataaaaaaaaaaaataaaaatatagatctaaattattataaaaaaaaaatatatatgtatttactCAAATGAATCCctttatattttaacaaacgaaaaaagaaaaagatgcAAATATCaacaattattatattaaataattttatattaacaaattatttgtaatgaaataaaaaaaataaaaaaatattaaagaaaatacaaaatatttataaaaatactttaatatatattaagttAGGTGGcacatatataaaatggtaaaatatttaaaatattttatcctttttatttatatatgtatacttCAAAATTAATCAAAAAATCTCTTAATGTTATCTGATGgttcttcttttaaattatatacaaaTGTATACCAATCCACAAtacctttaaaaaaaaaacatttaataataataataaaatgattgaaaatattatagttttttttttccgaACCATCTGATGGAGCCCATTcatgtattttatttataaaatgatCTTTTGTTAAATCATCAAAATCactaaaagaagaaaaaacaCATTctgtaaaataataaagtataaacaaaattttgttttaattaataattatagcaaaatgaaaaaaaaaaaaaaacaaattataaatatatttataaaattcaaaaaatagaaatattctGGAGAACAAGCAtttgaatatataatttgtaaaaaatattttttttttttacgtaTTGCATCATTAGATATTGGTAATTCACTAACAtaatcatttattatttttaaattaattttgt
The Plasmodium relictum strain SGS1 genome assembly, chromosome: 1 DNA segment above includes these coding regions:
- the RAD14 gene encoding DNA repair protein RAD14, putative, which encodes MILSDESDNENGVNYNNILYEDNVGESIDYYNDNLPHINFYLKFQKKQFLQNFFNEIKKEKHKNELEESKEKIYKDKDTDDKNIKEKEDNLKIKELEILNEGGFYLDEFQEECSKNCTENLFENLLNSHEENIFHLDENEEYTKKLNLIFQKHKSKFTFSIERIIENDEISQQKCFLCNKKKKFNKILVNIKIYVCNECKSLDNNFRMISLSKLISKYCLNNYDLLKYEKQLALFSTKNPRGYIKQMKLYFLFQIKEIAIRKYGSLKEVKNLYHSKILNIKNKKIVKRNIHKLKKPQSIYSKETKNNDKYKIICDNNEHDFDEPQCINQKDSIYKKNCKKCSYYVEYLQF